The DNA segment TTTTGTCTGATAAATTTCGGCGTAAATTCGCCCGCCTACGCTAAGCGTATCAGGCTATTTTTGCCCGCTTACTACGCGTTTTTGGCCGCGATGATGCTTACGGGACTACTTTTGATGAGCGTTTTTTACTTTTATCCGAGCCCCAAAGCTCTCGTGATGATCGCGGTTTGGGTCATTTTAATCGGGCTTGGAGCGATGGAGTTTAAACGGCTAAAGGCGGCGATGAAAACTAAAAATTTCGCCGCTTTTAGAGCCAAAATGCGCCTAAAAATCGCGGCCGATTTTGTTTTGATACTAATTGCAAGCGGGGTGAGATGAAATTTTTATATTCAAAAGAGGCTAAAAACGAGCGAATCAGGCTTGAGGGCGAGGCGTTTTTGCACCTAAAGGCGAGGCGCGCAAAGATAGGCGAGCGCATCGACGTGAGAAATTTGACCGACGGACAAAACCACATCTATGAAATCATAAATTTGGACAAAAGGGGCGCGGAGCTAAATTTGATATTTTCGCACGACGTGGAAGCGCGAAATAGCAATCTAACGCTAGCCTGGGCCGTCGTCGATCCAAAAACGATCGAAAAAGCTCTACCTAGCCTAAACGAGATAGGCGTAGCTAAAATCGTCTTTTTTTACGGCGAATTTTCGCAAAAAAACTTTAAGCTCGATTTTTCGCGGCTGGAGCGCATTTTGATAAGCTCGTGCGAGCAGTGCGGGCGAAACGATTTGATGAAATTTGAAATTTATAAGAGCCTGGACGAGCTGGTCAAATTTTACCCAAACGTCGCTCTTATCGACTTTGAAGGCGAAAACTTAGACGGCTACGCGGGCAAGGAAATTTTAGCGATCGGGCCAGAGGGCGGATTTAGCCGGAGCGAACGAGAAGCGGTCGCGAAAAAATACGGACTAAAAGCAAAAAATATCTTGC comes from the Campylobacter rectus genome and includes:
- a CDS encoding 16S rRNA (uracil(1498)-N(3))-methyltransferase, which codes for MKFLYSKEAKNERIRLEGEAFLHLKARRAKIGERIDVRNLTDGQNHIYEIINLDKRGAELNLIFSHDVEARNSNLTLAWAVVDPKTIEKALPSLNEIGVAKIVFFYGEFSQKNFKLDFSRLERILISSCEQCGRNDLMKFEIYKSLDELVKFYPNVALIDFEGENLDGYAGKEILAIGPEGGFSRSEREAVAKKYGLKAKNILRSQTAILGVTAKILI